The following coding sequences are from one Puniceicoccus vermicola window:
- a CDS encoding paraquat-inducible protein A: protein METEKTVPRKVRVTCFLFLLLALACNITVLFIPFITFRKFVKPEVYTLFHTVEMLWNERIYALAVLVVGFSVLFPFFKLFVLFLVVLLKKPGPRVLALLNRVEMLAKWSMLDVFLVSLVLTLTSGQVLVSASPKGGVTLFMAAIVISMAVGQVLAGHLLDHTGRAKHFRLLKFDFKSGIRKLLVVVAGLMLFGALSFPFLKIEAWFLVDSDFSVVTVIPALWKQDSYSAALGVGLFLVLFPVARWIGLVRRTWSGANGGDPREHQRVFELARYWSMLDVFALALGIFLVEGSRFVPADAQLGLYLLVIVVFGNVLIERILEANPHESTKAHE, encoded by the coding sequence ATGGAAACGGAGAAGACGGTCCCGAGAAAAGTAAGAGTTACTTGCTTTCTCTTTTTGCTGCTGGCGCTGGCCTGCAACATTACCGTTCTGTTCATTCCTTTCATCACTTTCCGGAAATTTGTAAAACCGGAAGTGTATACGCTTTTCCACACGGTGGAGATGTTGTGGAATGAGAGGATCTATGCCTTGGCGGTTTTAGTCGTCGGATTCTCCGTCTTATTTCCCTTTTTCAAGCTCTTCGTTCTTTTTCTCGTGGTGTTGTTGAAGAAGCCGGGACCGCGAGTTTTGGCCCTTCTGAACCGAGTCGAGATGTTGGCGAAGTGGTCGATGTTGGACGTTTTTCTCGTCAGTCTGGTGCTCACCCTGACCTCAGGCCAAGTCTTGGTCAGTGCATCGCCCAAGGGCGGGGTCACCTTGTTCATGGCGGCAATTGTCATCAGTATGGCTGTGGGTCAGGTTCTCGCGGGTCATCTTCTCGATCATACGGGCCGAGCGAAGCACTTCCGACTCCTGAAGTTCGATTTCAAATCAGGAATTCGGAAACTTCTCGTTGTTGTTGCGGGATTGATGCTTTTCGGGGCGCTGAGTTTTCCGTTTCTGAAGATTGAGGCCTGGTTTCTGGTCGATAGTGACTTCAGCGTCGTGACCGTGATTCCGGCGCTCTGGAAGCAGGATTCGTACTCGGCCGCATTGGGCGTGGGCTTATTCCTGGTCCTCTTCCCGGTTGCTCGCTGGATCGGTCTGGTCCGCCGCACATGGAGTGGCGCCAATGGTGGCGATCCCCGGGAGCATCAACGCGTTTTCGAGTTGGCTCGCTACTGGAGTATGCTTGATGTCTTTGCGTTGGCTCTTGGCATTTTTCTGGTAGAGGGAAGCCGTTTCGTCCCAGCTGACGCCCAATTGGGGCTATACCTCTTGGTGATCGTCGTTTTCGGGAACGTCTTGATCGAGCGAATACTCGAGGCAAATCCGCACGAGAGTACCAAAGCTCACGAATAA
- a CDS encoding response regulator transcription factor translates to MTDEKIQHLLIVDDDERFRERLAISFRRRGYQVSTASGNDEALALCEKESFDAAVVDLCMPNGSGLALIGALRDLDPAMDVLILTGYGSVSTAKEALRQGAVDYLMKPTDAEEIEKILTSPPESPKVSTPTPDLSVPSLERVEWEHIQRVLVDCENNVSEAARRLGIERRTLQRKLRKYPPVR, encoded by the coding sequence ATGACTGACGAAAAGATCCAGCACCTTTTGATCGTCGACGACGACGAACGATTCCGCGAGCGCCTGGCGATCTCCTTTCGCCGACGCGGATACCAAGTTTCCACGGCGAGCGGGAACGATGAGGCGCTCGCCCTCTGCGAGAAGGAATCCTTCGACGCAGCCGTAGTCGACCTCTGCATGCCGAATGGTAGCGGTTTAGCCCTCATCGGAGCCCTTCGTGACCTCGATCCCGCTATGGACGTACTCATTCTCACCGGATACGGGAGTGTCAGCACCGCCAAGGAAGCTCTCCGCCAAGGCGCAGTCGATTACCTCATGAAGCCGACCGATGCCGAGGAAATCGAAAAAATCCTAACCTCTCCGCCCGAGAGTCCGAAGGTCTCTACTCCTACACCCGATCTTTCTGTCCCGAGTCTGGAGCGCGTCGAGTGGGAGCACATCCAGCGGGTGCTCGTGGACTGTGAGAACAATGTCAGCGAAGCCGCCCGGCGGCTGGGGATCGAACGGCGAACCCTTCAGCGCAAACTGCGAAAGTATCCTCCAGTCCGTTAA
- a CDS encoding ATP-binding protein — MNTNALLEENRREPGLFRYKRLRWFAVVVAAIITLAAQFGFGFALPWPLLIALLIFVLLGNLALYSLKDVCDRHPQWTLMSLLVLDLIVFTTLLYFTGGAHNPFTIFYLLFVTVAIFLLPSFGGWIMVAASTLAFSLLFTSRHELVHEAMNHGAHGMMSNHLQGMVIALFVTASGIVFFVSSVSRDHRRRKEVLEQMSQKIQEAQRMSGLANLAASIAHEMATPLGTIAIVSRDLAQQTCEGDRNQQCKADARLIREEVDRCREVLLKLGERTGETGEEPCELIRPALLRAELPLFLQKAYADRIIWKCEKDLPGLWLPPHGFFSALSVLVKNAFEASHPDQEVEIAWRHSAARGSTLTVSDQGEGIPEEQVRQLGTPFFTTKAPGTGMGLGLFLTRTFCEKYGGSLGFDSVPGKGTSARMFFPASAHAKSND, encoded by the coding sequence ATGAACACCAACGCTCTCCTTGAAGAAAATCGCCGCGAACCCGGCCTTTTCCGGTACAAGCGGCTGCGTTGGTTTGCCGTGGTCGTGGCAGCGATCATTACCCTCGCCGCGCAGTTCGGCTTCGGATTTGCGCTGCCATGGCCGCTGCTGATCGCATTGCTCATTTTTGTGCTCCTCGGGAATCTGGCTCTTTATTCTCTCAAGGATGTTTGTGACCGGCATCCTCAGTGGACCCTGATGTCACTTCTCGTTCTGGACCTGATCGTCTTCACGACCCTCCTCTATTTTACCGGAGGCGCCCACAATCCTTTTACCATTTTCTACCTCCTTTTCGTGACGGTTGCCATTTTTCTGCTCCCGAGCTTTGGCGGATGGATAATGGTCGCAGCAAGCACCCTGGCCTTTTCCCTTCTCTTCACCTCGCGGCACGAACTCGTTCATGAGGCCATGAACCATGGCGCTCACGGGATGATGTCGAACCACCTCCAGGGGATGGTCATCGCTCTCTTCGTCACCGCCTCTGGAATCGTCTTCTTTGTCAGCTCAGTCAGCCGCGACCACCGAAGGCGGAAAGAGGTTTTGGAGCAAATGAGCCAAAAGATTCAGGAAGCCCAACGAATGTCCGGTCTCGCCAATCTCGCTGCCAGCATTGCTCACGAGATGGCCACCCCGCTGGGAACCATCGCCATCGTTAGCCGCGACCTTGCCCAACAGACTTGTGAAGGAGACCGCAATCAACAGTGCAAAGCCGACGCCCGTCTCATCCGCGAAGAGGTGGACCGATGCCGGGAGGTGCTCCTGAAACTCGGTGAGCGCACCGGGGAAACCGGAGAGGAACCGTGTGAACTGATCCGCCCCGCTCTCCTACGAGCCGAGCTTCCCCTTTTTCTCCAAAAGGCCTACGCCGACCGAATCATCTGGAAGTGCGAAAAGGATCTTCCCGGCCTGTGGCTCCCTCCACACGGGTTCTTTTCGGCCCTATCGGTTCTGGTCAAGAATGCCTTTGAAGCCTCACATCCAGATCAGGAGGTGGAGATCGCCTGGCGCCACAGTGCAGCCCGCGGGTCTACACTTACCGTGAGCGATCAGGGTGAAGGAATCCCCGAAGAGCAGGTCCGCCAGTTGGGCACCCCTTTTTTCACGACAAAGGCGCCCGGCACGGGGATGGGTCTCGGCCTCTTCCTGACGCGAACTTTCTGCGAAAAATACGGAGGCAGCCTTGGCTTTGACTCCGTTCCTGGAAAAGGGACCTCGGCAAGGATGTTCTTCCCGGCGAGTGCCCATGCGAAATCCAATGACTGA
- a CDS encoding prepilin-type N-terminal cleavage/methylation domain-containing protein, translated as MGVSIVTRLMLPLRRPSAGQITPLKKAKPLIGFTLIELLVCIAVLGILVALVFPAISKARSGADQTADAAKMRNIGQAVILFSQDHNGVFPRSWHSSGANREPGWAQSIAPYMGASSSEISGEWARTFNRYFRAPDDDNIDPYLYSYGFNVNFELDPNGDDYTGSPQTWRKVSQVPDPGHTILVARIQPIQFADHFMCHLWSSISAAENIVNYDVHKGQANYLFVDGHVETLALAETFNPSQKINRWNPSLSR; from the coding sequence ATGGGCGTCTCAATCGTGACTAGACTGATGCTGCCACTTCGGAGACCATCAGCGGGCCAAATCACTCCCCTTAAGAAGGCTAAGCCACTGATCGGGTTTACGCTGATAGAGCTATTGGTCTGCATCGCCGTCTTGGGGATTCTGGTGGCGTTGGTCTTTCCGGCGATCAGCAAGGCGCGTTCGGGTGCGGATCAGACTGCAGATGCCGCGAAAATGCGAAATATCGGTCAGGCCGTTATTCTCTTTTCCCAAGATCATAACGGAGTGTTTCCGCGCAGCTGGCACAGCTCCGGTGCCAATCGGGAGCCGGGTTGGGCTCAATCAATTGCTCCTTACATGGGAGCCAGCTCTTCCGAAATCTCGGGTGAATGGGCCCGGACCTTTAACCGCTATTTTCGAGCTCCCGACGACGATAACATTGACCCCTATCTTTACAGTTATGGTTTCAATGTTAATTTCGAACTCGATCCCAATGGAGACGATTACACCGGGAGTCCACAAACTTGGCGCAAGGTGTCTCAAGTTCCGGATCCCGGTCATACCATTCTCGTCGCCAGGATTCAGCCGATCCAGTTCGCCGACCATTTTATGTGTCACCTCTGGTCGAGTATTTCTGCTGCAGAGAATATAGTGAACTACGATGTGCATAAAGGGCAGGCCAACTACTTATTTGTCGATGGGCATGTGGAAACATTGGCTCTCGCTGAAACCTTCAATCCGAGTCAGAAGATCAACCGGTGGAATCCTTCCCTGTCCCGATAG
- a CDS encoding transporter — translation MALLSSALVLADEATQSNTDDWTSDRPDGHAPIGVMSDHMHHKGEWMLSYRFMYMDMDGMRNGTDNLSSQDVFAEGYMVSPKKMTMEMHMLGAMYAPSDDITLVAMVPFSRKDMDLETKMGMDFSTESSGLNDISIGGLYRLASWDQQTIHAGLSLSLPTGSTDERDDTPMGSNQVLPYPMQMGSGTYDLLPTVTYLGQTECWSWGAQLGGALRMGRNDEGYSLGNRGNATSWIAREWADWVSSSFRIDGSIWGNIDGANDDLNPMMIPTADPKNQGGKRVDLALGFNFYKPDGRLAGNRLGIEVGAPVYQDLDGPQMKTDWTVTAGWQYAW, via the coding sequence ATGGCCCTGCTCAGTTCCGCACTGGTCTTGGCCGATGAGGCCACTCAATCAAATACGGATGATTGGACCTCCGATCGTCCCGATGGGCATGCACCGATCGGCGTCATGTCGGATCATATGCACCATAAAGGGGAGTGGATGCTTTCCTACCGCTTTATGTATATGGACATGGACGGGATGAGGAACGGGACGGATAACCTCAGTTCGCAAGATGTCTTTGCCGAAGGCTATATGGTTTCTCCGAAAAAGATGACGATGGAGATGCACATGCTCGGCGCGATGTATGCTCCCAGTGACGACATTACCCTCGTGGCCATGGTGCCGTTTTCCCGGAAAGACATGGACCTGGAAACGAAGATGGGAATGGATTTCAGCACCGAATCTTCGGGTCTGAACGATATTTCGATCGGGGGACTGTATCGTTTGGCGAGCTGGGACCAACAGACGATCCATGCAGGACTTAGCCTGAGCCTTCCCACCGGATCGACCGACGAACGGGACGATACTCCGATGGGCTCCAACCAAGTGCTGCCGTATCCGATGCAAATGGGTTCCGGCACGTATGATTTGCTTCCGACCGTGACTTACTTGGGGCAAACCGAATGTTGGTCCTGGGGTGCGCAACTCGGGGGCGCTCTTCGGATGGGGCGCAATGATGAAGGGTATTCCCTGGGCAACCGAGGCAACGCCACCAGCTGGATCGCCCGCGAATGGGCCGACTGGGTTAGCTCTTCGTTCCGTATTGATGGATCGATCTGGGGCAATATCGATGGGGCCAACGACGACCTTAACCCGATGATGATTCCGACCGCTGACCCGAAAAATCAGGGTGGTAAGCGTGTCGATCTCGCCCTCGGATTTAACTTTTACAAGCCCGACGGACGCTTGGCCGGAAATCGGCTCGGGATCGAAGTAGGCGCCCCGGTTTATCAGGATCTCGACGGTCCGCAAATGAAGACCGATTGGACGGTTACTGCCGGTTGGCAATACGCTTGGTAA
- a CDS encoding ATP-dependent DNA helicase, with protein sequence MEPPKNGKGKENRKWSAFLGNQWASNGPHRLLSRKLPRDKDRIAEVPSQSFQLKNLPAVFLIVRMIRILDDSESPARNGFGMVALTEKIFGEGGWLQVKLGLEHRPQQEEMAIRVAQSFAMDAPIIFEAGTGVGKSLAYLVPGIIYAVDSKRPFLVSTHTISLQEQIREKDIEQCRVLFKSVPELHRYAGFESAFLVGRGNYVCMKRLVRAAEERADLFNQGNQQALDSLSEWATHTKTGLRQETDFPIPPDIWDAVNADASTCNRKNCPAENCFFHSARQKVQKAHLIILNHSLLFSLIAAGMSPGGDTPGILYPNDFVVVDEAHTLPIIATNHLGAAVSSYAVERALRILYNPKTKKGFLKKIGNPGDRRLVAEALAACSEFFEQTSHTLLGKKDQVRLAEGEWTEPVFQEPLLELTKRLKALAYKEQDETRADEIRDQQLRIDSYRTVLGRFLALDFDGHVPWVERTGKTRQIISLRSAPIDLAPVLRQILFRRNTSVALTSATLATSGGMDPFLARIGADGQPHGAVTSPFDYERHCEILITTDCPASGGQTSPSTIQYWSDCIVRAATAIEGGSLILFTSYRDLAAVVRICRESLATHGRPLFEQVPGGTRSQLLDQFREAGNGVLFGTETFWTGIDVPGPALSQVIMTKLPFENPSHPVFQAREEYVRDRGGHPFLEISLPEAVLRFRQGLGRLIRKVDDRGRLVILDSRVLRKEYGRAFVEALPKTTFTRFNRADWERCFPRKHRGRG encoded by the coding sequence ATGGAGCCCCCAAAAAATGGCAAGGGGAAAGAGAATCGTAAATGGTCTGCCTTCTTGGGGAACCAGTGGGCGAGCAACGGACCCCATCGGCTTCTTTCCCGAAAGCTTCCTCGTGACAAAGACCGCATCGCCGAAGTCCCCAGTCAATCTTTCCAATTGAAGAACCTCCCAGCGGTGTTCTTGATAGTCCGAATGATCCGCATCCTCGACGATTCCGAGTCACCCGCCCGTAACGGCTTCGGGATGGTCGCGCTGACGGAAAAAATCTTCGGCGAGGGCGGATGGCTACAAGTAAAACTCGGCCTCGAACATCGTCCACAGCAGGAAGAAATGGCAATTCGAGTGGCCCAATCCTTCGCCATGGATGCCCCGATCATCTTTGAGGCCGGAACGGGCGTCGGCAAAAGTTTAGCTTATTTGGTTCCGGGCATCATCTACGCCGTCGATTCCAAACGCCCTTTTCTGGTCTCGACCCACACCATCTCCCTGCAGGAGCAGATTCGCGAGAAGGATATCGAGCAGTGCCGGGTCCTCTTCAAATCCGTTCCCGAACTCCACCGCTATGCGGGATTTGAATCCGCCTTTTTAGTCGGACGTGGCAATTACGTCTGCATGAAACGGCTGGTACGGGCCGCCGAAGAGCGTGCGGACCTCTTCAATCAGGGGAATCAGCAGGCCCTCGATTCTCTTTCGGAATGGGCCACCCACACGAAGACTGGCCTTCGCCAGGAAACGGACTTCCCCATTCCCCCGGACATCTGGGATGCGGTCAACGCCGATGCGAGCACTTGCAACCGCAAGAATTGCCCGGCCGAGAATTGTTTTTTCCACTCCGCCCGACAGAAGGTGCAGAAAGCTCACCTAATCATTCTCAACCACAGCCTGCTCTTCTCCCTGATAGCGGCTGGCATGAGCCCCGGTGGCGATACGCCAGGCATCCTCTACCCGAATGACTTTGTCGTCGTCGATGAGGCTCACACCCTTCCGATTATCGCCACCAACCACCTCGGAGCGGCGGTTTCGAGTTATGCCGTCGAGAGGGCCCTCCGCATTCTCTACAACCCAAAGACGAAGAAGGGCTTTTTGAAAAAGATCGGTAACCCCGGTGACCGCCGACTCGTCGCCGAAGCCCTCGCCGCCTGCAGTGAATTCTTCGAGCAGACGTCCCACACTCTTTTGGGCAAAAAGGACCAAGTCCGCCTCGCCGAGGGGGAGTGGACAGAACCCGTATTCCAAGAGCCCCTTCTCGAACTGACCAAGCGGCTCAAGGCACTCGCTTACAAGGAGCAGGATGAGACCCGGGCCGATGAGATTCGCGACCAGCAACTTCGGATCGATAGCTACCGCACGGTCCTCGGTCGCTTCCTCGCCCTCGACTTTGACGGCCACGTGCCCTGGGTTGAACGCACCGGGAAAACCCGCCAAATCATCAGCCTCCGCAGCGCTCCCATCGACCTCGCACCCGTTCTCCGTCAAATCCTCTTTCGCCGCAACACCTCGGTTGCGCTCACCAGTGCCACGCTTGCAACCTCGGGAGGCATGGACCCCTTTCTTGCCCGAATCGGGGCCGACGGCCAGCCTCACGGCGCCGTGACCTCCCCTTTCGACTACGAACGTCACTGCGAAATCCTGATTACCACTGACTGCCCGGCCTCGGGCGGACAAACCAGTCCCTCGACCATCCAATATTGGAGTGACTGTATCGTCCGCGCGGCCACCGCCATCGAGGGAGGCAGCCTAATCCTCTTCACCAGTTACCGCGATCTCGCGGCCGTCGTTCGCATCTGCCGCGAGAGTCTCGCCACGCATGGGCGCCCTCTCTTCGAGCAAGTCCCCGGCGGCACTCGCTCCCAACTTCTCGACCAGTTCCGCGAGGCGGGCAACGGCGTCCTTTTCGGCACCGAGACCTTCTGGACCGGAATCGATGTCCCCGGCCCTGCTCTCTCGCAGGTCATTATGACGAAGCTTCCTTTCGAGAATCCGAGCCATCCAGTGTTTCAGGCCCGCGAGGAATACGTTCGCGACCGTGGCGGCCACCCCTTCCTCGAAATATCCCTTCCCGAAGCCGTCCTCCGGTTTCGTCAGGGGTTAGGACGCCTCATCCGCAAAGTTGACGACCGCGGTCGCCTCGTCATTCTCGACTCCCGCGTACTCCGCAAGGAATATGGACGCGCCTTCGTCGAAGCCCTCCCCAAAACGACCTTCACCCGGTTCAATCGCGCCGACTGGGAACGCTGTTTCCCTCGAAAGCACAGGGGCCGAGGATAA
- the gcvT gene encoding glycine cleavage system aminomethyltransferase GcvT translates to MPSEDSSGSTLSRTPLCELHKAAGARMVDFAGWEMPVSYSGILEEHRAVRENVGLFDVSHMGEFVVHGPQAAEFLDHLVTNRIAGCPPGKAIYSPMCDEKGGVVDDLIAYRKADGSFLVVVNASNREKDFQWMKGRVGLFDVELRDDSDDWALLAVQGPKAEEYLSGLGFIGLGVLKRFHLVGMEWQGLSLLVSRTGYTGEDGFEIFVPATQAVELAEALSAGKDLPWIGLGARDSLRLEAGLPLYGHEMSESISPVQAGFGWAVKTDKESFVGRDPLRFEKEMGPEKKVRFFLVDDKRIAREGMPIVADGQEIGVVLSGSKSPVLNQPIGSALIDASFAGEEAAVESRGKQLPIRFAKAPLHR, encoded by the coding sequence ATGCCCAGCGAGGACTCTTCCGGATCAACTCTTTCACGTACACCCCTCTGCGAACTGCACAAGGCCGCAGGGGCGAGGATGGTCGATTTCGCTGGCTGGGAGATGCCGGTGTCCTATAGCGGAATTCTCGAGGAGCACCGGGCGGTGCGGGAGAACGTGGGATTATTCGATGTCTCTCACATGGGTGAATTCGTTGTCCATGGCCCGCAAGCCGCAGAGTTTCTTGACCATCTGGTGACCAATCGCATTGCCGGATGCCCTCCCGGAAAGGCCATTTACAGTCCCATGTGCGATGAGAAGGGCGGGGTGGTCGATGACCTGATTGCCTACCGGAAAGCCGATGGTTCCTTTCTCGTTGTCGTCAACGCTTCGAATCGGGAGAAGGACTTTCAGTGGATGAAGGGACGCGTCGGGCTTTTCGATGTGGAGCTGCGTGACGATTCGGACGATTGGGCCCTTCTCGCCGTCCAGGGGCCGAAAGCCGAAGAGTATCTCTCGGGTCTAGGCTTTATTGGTCTAGGCGTTTTGAAGCGGTTTCACCTTGTCGGAATGGAGTGGCAGGGGTTGTCGCTGCTGGTGAGTCGCACAGGCTACACTGGCGAGGATGGTTTCGAAATTTTTGTTCCCGCGACTCAGGCCGTGGAGCTGGCTGAAGCCCTCTCGGCGGGAAAAGATCTGCCTTGGATTGGTCTCGGGGCTCGCGACAGCTTGCGTCTCGAAGCGGGTCTGCCGCTCTATGGTCACGAGATGAGCGAATCGATTTCCCCGGTTCAGGCCGGATTTGGCTGGGCCGTGAAGACGGACAAGGAGTCCTTTGTTGGACGTGATCCCCTCCGTTTTGAAAAAGAGATGGGGCCTGAGAAAAAGGTCCGCTTCTTCCTCGTTGATGACAAGCGAATCGCCCGGGAGGGGATGCCGATTGTGGCGGACGGACAGGAGATCGGAGTGGTCCTTTCCGGATCGAAAAGTCCCGTCCTGAACCAGCCGATTGGGTCGGCTTTGATCGATGCTTCTTTCGCTGGCGAGGAGGCGGCTGTCGAGTCGCGCGGAAAACAGTTGCCGATTCGTTTTGCCAAGGCACCCCTGCACCGGTAA
- the gcvH gene encoding glycine cleavage system protein GcvH: protein MSEIPKELKYTKEHEWVRIEDGFAIVGITDHAQEALGDITFVELPDEGAEYEAGDTFGVVESVKAASDIYLPMKGTVEGVNSDLEDAPETVNSDPYGEGWLIKVKVEDTAELEALLDADAYAELCENE, encoded by the coding sequence ATGAGCGAGATTCCCAAGGAACTGAAGTATACGAAAGAGCACGAGTGGGTCCGGATTGAGGACGGTTTTGCGATCGTCGGCATCACCGACCACGCGCAGGAAGCGCTTGGGGACATCACATTCGTCGAGCTCCCGGACGAAGGGGCCGAATACGAGGCGGGAGATACTTTCGGGGTCGTTGAATCCGTGAAGGCCGCCTCCGATATCTACTTGCCCATGAAGGGGACGGTTGAAGGGGTAAACTCCGATCTCGAAGACGCTCCTGAAACCGTCAATTCCGACCCTTACGGTGAAGGTTGGCTGATCAAGGTAAAGGTGGAGGACACCGCGGAGTTGGAAGCCCTGTTGGATGCCGATGCCTACGCCGAACTTTGCGAAAACGAGTAA
- a CDS encoding DUF3857 domain-containing protein — MPTPNFAKTSKAFGRFAALFLILSVWLPLLGEAAEEIADGVWVASPPGWAESKEDFTPGDSPPYAEGGIFYHRTADHFRPDEDSIFSRVVYEFQSKAGLEDNATLSWNVDPEFEEIRLHWIRVYREGRWIDLLPEIDLEVVDARTDVRTWYYDNSKDVRVILEGVQVGDILDYGFTRTGSNPIVKDHFSDSASLGFSVPVGSIDIRLDWPKDRGELQYRTYPTRIPPEIYENDGYEVYQWSIEDSEAVILDSRLPQGYEVLPWVQFSDWPGWGAVAQWAVDLYPLDQELPPLLVKEAGKIEKAGGTPLMKATKALQFIQDVIRYVSIPVGPHSYQPYPPETIAARRYGDCKDKSLLLVLLLRKLGIDADLVLVSTDDRQLLRRRLPTQAAFDHVLVQAIIEGETIWMDPTDSHEGGVLPMRYFSDFGYGLVISPDTTDLAAKVGPQGRDGALASTTESFYFEDFAKPVKLVVDSIYEGRNADNLRWDLATDGLDSFARAYTNYYASLYDVIPEAQPLAVEDEREMNQVRIVEEYGLPTLFPSEEDSETTVCNFSAQIIADQIPEPSEKIRSGPFALPRPLHQIQTIEIHLPDDSDFGAEDFSMENQWFRYDFSVSQNERVLRIHHDFEILSDFVLLEDIDAYQKKVDEMKDYLDYYIEVNLGDSWPEKPPGFLKSLGIAFSQPASESEASDDSSEGTGQAVGPDSGASLEKGVSRAEALGFSVVSFFAGVAWAAFLWRRKS; from the coding sequence ATGCCTACGCCGAACTTTGCGAAAACGAGTAAGGCTTTCGGGCGGTTCGCCGCGCTTTTTCTGATTCTTTCGGTCTGGCTCCCGCTGCTGGGTGAGGCAGCCGAAGAGATTGCCGATGGGGTGTGGGTCGCATCGCCCCCGGGTTGGGCGGAGTCGAAGGAGGATTTTACTCCGGGCGATAGTCCTCCCTACGCCGAAGGAGGGATTTTTTATCACCGCACGGCCGATCACTTCCGGCCGGATGAGGATTCGATCTTTTCCCGGGTGGTCTACGAATTTCAATCGAAGGCCGGACTCGAGGACAACGCGACCCTCAGCTGGAATGTGGATCCGGAGTTTGAGGAAATTCGTCTACACTGGATCCGGGTCTATCGGGAGGGACGGTGGATTGACCTTCTCCCAGAGATCGACCTTGAGGTGGTTGACGCCCGAACGGATGTGCGCACCTGGTATTACGATAATTCGAAAGATGTCCGGGTCATTCTCGAAGGAGTCCAGGTTGGGGATATTCTCGATTATGGGTTTACGCGAACCGGATCCAATCCGATCGTGAAGGACCATTTCTCCGATTCGGCTTCGCTCGGGTTTTCCGTCCCGGTCGGGTCAATCGACATCCGCCTCGATTGGCCGAAGGATCGTGGGGAACTGCAGTATCGCACGTATCCGACCCGAATTCCGCCTGAGATTTACGAGAACGACGGATATGAGGTCTATCAATGGAGTATCGAGGACTCTGAGGCGGTAATTTTGGATTCCCGTCTGCCCCAGGGCTACGAGGTTCTCCCTTGGGTGCAATTTTCGGATTGGCCGGGATGGGGCGCGGTTGCGCAATGGGCCGTCGACCTCTATCCGCTCGATCAGGAGTTGCCGCCACTACTGGTCAAGGAGGCGGGCAAAATTGAGAAAGCCGGAGGGACTCCGTTGATGAAGGCAACGAAGGCACTTCAGTTCATTCAGGATGTCATCCGGTACGTTTCGATCCCCGTGGGACCGCATTCCTATCAACCCTATCCACCGGAGACGATTGCAGCGCGGCGGTACGGTGATTGTAAGGATAAAAGCCTTCTCCTCGTTCTTCTCCTGCGGAAGCTGGGCATCGATGCGGATCTCGTCCTCGTGAGCACCGATGATCGTCAACTCCTGCGTCGCCGTCTGCCCACCCAAGCCGCTTTTGACCATGTGCTTGTCCAAGCAATTATCGAGGGTGAGACGATTTGGATGGACCCGACGGACAGCCACGAGGGCGGGGTGCTGCCGATGCGGTATTTTTCGGATTTTGGGTATGGTCTGGTTATTTCCCCCGATACGACCGATCTCGCAGCCAAAGTGGGCCCGCAAGGGAGAGACGGGGCTCTGGCCTCGACGACCGAATCGTTCTATTTCGAGGATTTTGCGAAACCGGTGAAGCTCGTTGTCGATTCGATCTACGAAGGGCGCAACGCGGATAACCTGCGCTGGGATCTCGCCACGGACGGGCTCGATTCGTTCGCTCGGGCCTATACCAACTACTACGCCAGTCTCTATGACGTCATCCCGGAAGCCCAGCCTCTGGCGGTGGAGGATGAGCGGGAAATGAATCAGGTGCGAATCGTTGAAGAATATGGGTTGCCAACTCTTTTCCCATCCGAAGAAGACAGCGAAACGACCGTCTGCAATTTTTCGGCCCAGATCATTGCCGACCAGATTCCGGAACCATCGGAGAAGATTCGTTCAGGACCCTTTGCCTTGCCGAGGCCTCTTCATCAGATTCAGACGATTGAGATTCATCTTCCGGATGATTCCGATTTCGGGGCAGAGGATTTTTCGATGGAGAACCAGTGGTTCCGTTACGATTTCTCCGTGAGCCAGAACGAGAGGGTCCTGCGGATCCATCATGATTTCGAAATCCTCTCCGATTTCGTTCTCCTGGAGGATATCGATGCCTACCAGAAGAAAGTCGATGAGATGAAGGACTACCTGGATTACTATATTGAGGTCAATCTGGGTGACTCCTGGCCAGAGAAGCCTCCCGGCTTCCTGAAATCGCTGGGCATCGCCTTTTCGCAACCCGCCTCCGAATCTGAGGCGAGTGATGATTCTTCGGAGGGAACGGGTCAGGCAGTCGGCCCGGATTCAGGAGCCAGTCTGGAAAAGGGTGTCTCCCGCGCCGAAGCCTTGGGTTTCTCGGTGGTTTCCTTTTTCGCCGGTGTGGCCTGGGCAGCCTTTCTCTGGCGTCGCAAGTCGTAG